A single region of the Streptomyces sp. AM 4-1-1 genome encodes:
- a CDS encoding ATP-binding protein, which yields MRYGHEASRTALWARFLGVVATDSWRPLVEAHQLTFTLPPTPVAVPVARHRVREAIAAWPTVLAMPEAVDTVELVVSELVTNAVRYAGHQPIGVRAQLSGGVVRVEVSDASRAAPKPALPDTDSEGGRGLFLVGVLADRFDTAPTDSGKCCWAEIDAAVPPSAGAVSASAPPKQRSCT from the coding sequence ATGCGGTACGGGCACGAGGCATCGCGAACTGCGTTGTGGGCGCGGTTCCTTGGGGTGGTCGCAACCGACTCCTGGAGGCCGCTCGTGGAAGCGCACCAGCTCACCTTTACTCTCCCGCCGACACCGGTTGCCGTGCCCGTGGCACGACACCGGGTGCGGGAGGCCATAGCCGCATGGCCGACAGTGCTCGCGATGCCGGAAGCCGTCGACACGGTCGAGTTGGTGGTCAGCGAGCTCGTCACGAACGCAGTCCGTTATGCCGGTCACCAGCCGATCGGCGTCAGGGCTCAGCTCTCCGGCGGGGTTGTGCGGGTGGAGGTCAGCGACGCGAGCCGCGCTGCGCCGAAGCCGGCGCTGCCGGACACGGACAGCGAGGGCGGACGCGGCCTCTTCCTCGTCGGCGTCCTCGCGGACCGCTTCGATACGGCCCCGACGGACTCCGGCAAGTGCTGCTGGGCCGAGATCGACGCGGCGGTTCCACCTTCCGCCGGGGCTGTATCCGCCTCGGCCCCTCCTAAGCAGAGGAGTTGCACGTGA
- a CDS encoding helix-turn-helix transcriptional regulator has translation MADVKTEAEKIGEAIKHARQRAGRSQTDVATALGYHQSKLSRLENGRGTEDTRVLRAVAAELGIPLSLLGLSTAGPPTEPTDDPETEDMRRRTFLAGSIASFTAHTAPATAAHADLVRALLPGPQITSAQAGASDTATLESHVAAARRLFSMCDYAQLEAVLPDLLTDLREAAADHRNGTEASGLLATAYQTSTSLLLKQGDHGNAWLAVGRALSEAERSGDPVVLASSVRVHAHVLTREKHTTQAVTLVRHTAGQLAGAYDQRSPRYLAAVGLLLLRGVTAASTAGDRAATREFLDEARNVARYVALDQPDAWANFSPTNLSLHAVSAAVAFGDAGIALNTAAPLMRRHIPVPERRAALWVEAARAYNQQGRLAEGYQALRIAESCAAQDVRRPAVRDLVVDMAARDRRRTLPELHRLSRRLGAPA, from the coding sequence GTGGCAGACGTGAAGACCGAAGCCGAGAAGATCGGCGAGGCGATCAAGCACGCCCGCCAGCGCGCCGGCCGCTCGCAGACCGACGTCGCCACCGCCCTGGGCTACCACCAGTCGAAGCTCAGCCGCCTTGAGAACGGGCGGGGTACGGAAGACACCCGGGTCTTACGCGCAGTCGCAGCCGAACTCGGCATCCCCCTAAGCCTCCTCGGCCTCAGCACTGCCGGCCCGCCCACAGAACCGACCGACGATCCCGAGACAGAAGACATGCGCCGCCGCACCTTCCTCGCCGGGAGCATCGCCTCCTTCACGGCCCACACCGCACCTGCCACGGCCGCCCACGCCGACCTCGTCCGCGCCCTCCTCCCCGGCCCCCAGATCACGTCCGCTCAGGCAGGAGCCTCGGACACAGCCACTCTGGAGTCCCACGTCGCCGCCGCCCGGCGCCTGTTCTCCATGTGCGACTACGCACAGCTGGAAGCCGTCCTGCCCGACTTGCTCACCGACCTGCGGGAGGCCGCAGCCGATCACCGCAACGGGACCGAAGCCTCCGGTCTCCTGGCCACCGCGTATCAGACGTCGACCAGCCTGCTGCTCAAGCAGGGCGACCACGGCAACGCCTGGCTCGCGGTGGGCCGCGCCCTTTCCGAAGCCGAGCGCTCCGGCGACCCTGTCGTCCTCGCCTCCAGCGTCCGCGTACACGCCCACGTCCTGACCAGAGAAAAACACACCACCCAGGCAGTCACTCTCGTCCGGCACACGGCGGGCCAGCTCGCCGGGGCATACGACCAGCGGTCCCCTCGCTACCTGGCCGCTGTGGGGCTACTCCTCCTCCGGGGCGTCACAGCCGCCAGCACAGCCGGAGACCGCGCAGCTACACGCGAATTCCTCGACGAAGCCCGGAACGTCGCCCGCTACGTCGCGCTTGACCAGCCCGACGCCTGGGCGAACTTCAGCCCCACCAATCTCTCCCTTCACGCCGTAAGCGCCGCGGTCGCCTTCGGTGACGCGGGCATCGCCCTGAATACCGCAGCGCCCCTCATGCGGCGGCACATCCCCGTCCCAGAACGCCGAGCGGCCCTGTGGGTCGAAGCGGCCCGCGCGTACAACCAGCAGGGCCGCCTCGCGGAGGGCTACCAAGCTCTCCGCATCGCCGAATCCTGCGCCGCCCAGGACGTACGCCGCCCCGCGGTTCGCGACCTGGTGGTCGACATGGCCGCCCGCGACCGGCGACGCACGCTGCCCGAACTCCACCGACTGAGCCGACGACTGGGAGCCCCAGCATGA
- a CDS encoding flavoprotein, which translates to MTTPPFLYVVVCAAGIAGDAHKLITAAQDKGWGVGVVATPQGLGFLDAEAIETQTGYPIRSAWRSPGDPRPLPPADAIAVAPATFNTINKWTAGIADTLALGILCEAYGMGIPTAVLPYVNTAMAAHPAYGRSLEQLREMGVLIGSYEPHRPKTGGGADRFRWGEALELLEGKVADLPGR; encoded by the coding sequence ATGACGACACCACCCTTCCTGTACGTCGTCGTCTGCGCAGCCGGCATCGCGGGCGACGCCCACAAGCTGATCACCGCCGCACAGGACAAGGGCTGGGGCGTCGGGGTCGTAGCCACACCCCAAGGACTCGGCTTCCTCGACGCAGAAGCGATCGAGACGCAAACGGGCTATCCGATCCGCTCGGCCTGGCGCAGTCCCGGAGACCCGCGTCCGCTGCCGCCCGCCGACGCCATCGCCGTCGCGCCCGCCACCTTCAACACGATCAACAAATGGACGGCCGGCATCGCCGACACCCTCGCCCTCGGCATCCTGTGCGAGGCATACGGGATGGGCATCCCGACCGCCGTCCTCCCTTATGTGAACACGGCCATGGCCGCCCACCCGGCATACGGCCGGAGCCTGGAACAGCTCCGGGAGATGGGCGTTCTCATCGGGTCGTACGAGCCGCACAGGCCGAAGACAGGCGGTGGGGCGGACCGCTTCCGGTGGGGGGAGGCGCTGGAGCTGTTGGAGGGCAAGGTCGCCGATCTTCCCGGAAGGTGA
- a CDS encoding mobilization protein produces MIPKIILGKGARATRRLISYLYGLGSANEHTDPHLVASWNGFAPDPGRSPHRNPKDVENQLATQLDQPVKMLGDKAPATTLWHCPVRAAPEDPILTDTQWADIARRIVAAASLAPEGDEEACRWVAVRHADDRIHIAATLVRQDGRRPRRDHDIRAVQREARKIEIDFGLRRLKPGDGTAAKRPTSKEHFEAKRQGRETTSREILRTRVRRAVAAASSETEFFALLEATGMNVRPKTGPSGDTLGYSVALPGDLNKHGEPVWFSGSTLAGDLSLPKIRHRLTATSPEHAAARAADPWHQATAATERIPHHLTHGGAETAQGQIVALGAALDLLPLTAPSQARRELERAAAVFERATRSRIAADLGSTRALRNSIQTILLTPTATGDGAALAMLLDAVLIAVSFARHWHHTHQHAQQEAAAHQALVHLQTAYAQVAVPLLDTLARRVPGPQTTHRYARHLQEAAPKHADRILNDPAWDALAAVLAEAETAGHNPATLLEQALGRRTLDDARNPARALAWRIHRLGQRHTPSSRAQAAMARSTVRRSTAPIPPPTGSTPTAARSSSHSRRR; encoded by the coding sequence GTGATACCGAAGATCATCCTCGGCAAGGGCGCCCGCGCCACACGCCGCCTCATCAGCTACCTCTACGGACTGGGCAGCGCCAACGAACACACCGACCCTCACCTGGTCGCTTCCTGGAACGGCTTCGCCCCCGACCCCGGCCGCAGCCCCCACCGCAACCCGAAGGATGTCGAGAACCAGCTCGCCACACAGCTCGACCAGCCCGTGAAGATGCTCGGCGACAAGGCGCCGGCGACCACGTTGTGGCACTGCCCCGTTCGCGCCGCACCTGAGGACCCGATCCTGACCGACACCCAGTGGGCGGACATCGCCCGCCGAATCGTGGCCGCCGCCAGCCTCGCCCCTGAAGGCGACGAGGAAGCCTGCCGCTGGGTCGCCGTCCGCCACGCCGACGACCGCATCCACATCGCCGCCACCCTCGTACGCCAGGACGGCCGCCGCCCCCGCCGCGACCACGACATCCGCGCCGTCCAGCGCGAAGCCCGCAAGATCGAGATCGACTTCGGCCTGCGCCGGCTCAAGCCCGGCGACGGCACCGCCGCCAAACGCCCCACCAGCAAGGAACACTTCGAGGCCAAACGGCAAGGCCGGGAGACCACGAGCCGCGAGATCTTGCGCACGCGGGTACGGCGGGCAGTGGCAGCCGCCTCCAGCGAGACGGAGTTCTTCGCCTTGCTCGAAGCCACCGGCATGAACGTACGGCCCAAGACCGGCCCGTCCGGAGACACCCTGGGCTACAGCGTCGCCCTGCCCGGCGACCTCAACAAACACGGCGAACCGGTCTGGTTCTCCGGCTCCACCCTCGCCGGTGACCTCTCCCTGCCCAAGATCCGCCACCGCCTCACCGCCACCAGCCCCGAACACGCTGCCGCCCGAGCAGCCGATCCATGGCACCAGGCAACCGCCGCGACCGAACGCATCCCCCACCACCTCACCCATGGCGGAGCCGAGACGGCCCAAGGCCAGATCGTCGCGCTCGGCGCGGCCCTCGACCTGCTACCGCTCACCGCACCTTCCCAGGCACGACGGGAACTCGAACGGGCAGCCGCCGTCTTCGAGCGCGCCACCCGCTCCCGTATCGCCGCCGACCTCGGCAGCACCCGCGCGCTCCGCAACAGCATCCAGACCATCCTGCTCACCCCCACCGCCACAGGCGACGGGGCCGCGCTAGCGATGCTGCTGGACGCCGTCCTCATCGCCGTGTCCTTCGCCCGGCACTGGCACCACACTCACCAGCACGCCCAACAGGAAGCAGCAGCCCACCAGGCCCTCGTCCACCTCCAAACCGCATACGCGCAGGTAGCCGTCCCGCTCCTGGACACCCTCGCTCGCCGCGTTCCCGGCCCCCAGACCACACACCGCTACGCCCGCCACCTCCAGGAAGCCGCTCCCAAGCACGCCGACCGCATCCTGAACGACCCCGCTTGGGACGCCCTCGCCGCCGTCCTCGCCGAAGCCGAGACAGCGGGCCACAACCCGGCCACACTCCTCGAACAAGCCCTCGGCCGACGCACCCTCGACGACGCCCGCAACCCCGCCCGCGCTCTGGCCTGGCGCATCCACCGTCTCGGCCAACGCCACACACCCAGCTCACGCGCCCAAGCGGCCATGGCCCGCAGCACCGTCCGACGTTCTACCGCTCCGATCCCGCCCCCGACAGGCAGCACGCCGACTGCCGCTCGGTCGTCCTCACACAGTCGCCGGCGTTGA
- a CDS encoding plasmid mobilization relaxosome protein MobC yields the protein MSVGGYVAETSLAGARSDDPTAAVADYRAMVKALMAANRQLGLIGNNLNQLTWHLHKDGAWPAPDIVARLLDRIEASVEDVDTAVAQGISGR from the coding sequence ATGTCGGTAGGTGGCTACGTCGCCGAGACCTCGCTCGCCGGCGCCCGCTCCGACGACCCCACCGCCGCGGTCGCCGACTACCGCGCCATGGTCAAAGCGCTGATGGCCGCCAATCGCCAGCTCGGCCTGATCGGCAACAACCTCAACCAGCTCACCTGGCACCTCCACAAGGACGGCGCCTGGCCCGCGCCGGACATCGTGGCGCGACTGCTGGACCGCATCGAGGCATCGGTCGAAGACGTGGACACGGCCGTCGCCCAGGGGATCTCGGGGCGGTGA
- a CDS encoding DUF2637 domain-containing protein: MRSIRVGIARFAFGAKNDDRKRRANLGDARRAPAPAGSRRVNRTGGIALVIGLVAVVLMAFRVSWNALSDVARAISADSTAALLYPIVVDGLMALALTATLVLTGADRKFALRVLATYTIASLLLNYVHGLVPALHTDSIQWGRLTDLDYANWALVLLATSLPVGSIYFGSELVAKVLHHKPEESADSSEMASGQSAGEPTSQSTPDQPASIPEQLPESTPAKVTEAPMTELAEESESSPVTRPPRSVTAAETTGAATRRATVRGPAPAKSTTGPTGISAELLSRARLLTADWPDGQLTAVRLRTELRIGQKPSRLLRDQLQADHTGQVQPVTDNAFEAGSLDEAASPTRTV; this comes from the coding sequence ATGCGCAGCATCCGCGTCGGCATCGCGCGATTCGCCTTCGGCGCCAAGAACGACGACCGCAAGCGGCGTGCCAATCTTGGCGACGCTCGCCGAGCACCCGCTCCCGCTGGGAGTCGTCGCGTAAACCGCACGGGAGGCATCGCCCTCGTCATCGGCCTGGTGGCCGTCGTCCTCATGGCCTTCCGAGTCTCGTGGAACGCACTGTCCGACGTGGCCCGCGCCATCAGCGCCGACTCCACCGCCGCCCTGCTCTACCCGATCGTGGTCGACGGGCTCATGGCCCTCGCGCTGACCGCCACGCTCGTGCTGACCGGTGCCGACCGGAAGTTCGCACTACGCGTCCTGGCGACCTACACGATCGCCAGCCTCCTACTGAACTACGTGCACGGTCTCGTACCGGCCCTGCACACCGACTCGATCCAGTGGGGCCGGCTGACCGACCTGGACTACGCGAACTGGGCCCTCGTCCTGCTGGCAACCTCACTCCCAGTCGGATCGATCTACTTCGGATCGGAGCTCGTGGCCAAGGTGCTGCACCACAAGCCGGAGGAGTCGGCCGACTCCTCCGAAATGGCCTCCGGCCAGTCGGCCGGCGAGCCGACCTCACAGTCGACGCCTGACCAGCCCGCATCGATTCCCGAGCAGCTGCCCGAGTCGACCCCCGCTAAGGTCACCGAGGCACCCATGACGGAGCTGGCCGAGGAATCCGAATCGTCCCCCGTCACCCGACCGCCCAGGTCGGTCACAGCAGCGGAGACGACCGGAGCCGCCACGCGCCGGGCGACCGTTCGGGGCCCCGCCCCCGCCAAGTCGACCACCGGCCCCACCGGCATCTCGGCCGAACTCCTGAGCCGGGCCCGACTCCTGACCGCCGACTGGCCCGACGGCCAGCTCACTGCCGTGCGGCTGCGTACCGAACTGCGGATCGGTCAGAAGCCCTCCCGACTCCTGCGCGACCAACTACAGGCCGACCACACCGGTCAAGTCCAACCCGTCACGGACAACGCCTTCGAGGCCGGATCGCTCGACGAAGCCGCCTCCCCCACGCGCACCGTCTGA